The Syngnathus acus chromosome 3, fSynAcu1.2, whole genome shotgun sequence genome includes a window with the following:
- the myef2 gene encoding myelin expression factor 2 isoform X3, protein MEDIIPCLDEEPKLEEPTASVKSENSDTGPETPNGIKTDAEDPKTPKEKHEGKEKSSGSRRGGRHHPYKDKHGGEKKSGQKNRVFISNIPYDMKWQAIKDLMRDQVGEVTYVELFKDAEGKSRGCGVVDFKDEEFVSKAIETMNKYDLNGRPLNIKEDPDGEHARRVLQRMGGHQGARGPDVGSGGMDVPPSIANNPNIPPEIKHALQTGRLGSTVFVANLDFKVGWKKLKEVFSMAGAVKRADVKEDKDGKSRGMGTVTFEQPLEALQAISMFNGQMLFDRQMHVKMDDRSLPSDEYRPMEKTPQLPRGLSGIGMGLGPGGQPLNANHLNSGGGMGSIGPGGMDAAGYGGMNRLGGMGVGGGFGGMDNMANLVNFGGRDMMAMGRMNDMFRSRMGGMDRDFGNSDMPMNRGFGDSFGGMGGSFGGGMGGGGMGSMGTGLGGGMGSMAIDRMGSGFDRMGMSGMDMNRGFGAGSPSHMGMSDRGFGSKAGCQIFVRNLSYELTWQKLKEKFSHCGQVMFAEIKMENGKSKGCGTVRFDSPESAEKACRMMNGTKINGREVDVRIDRNA, encoded by the exons ATGGAAGATATCATCCCTTGTCTCGACGAAGAGCCAAAGCTAGAGGAGCCCACTGCATCCGTCAAATCGGAAAACAGTGACACAGGTCCCGAGACACCCAATGGCATCAAGAC GGATGCCGAGGACCCCAAAACCCCTAAAGAGAAACATGAAGGCAAAGAGAAGTCCTCCGGAAGCCGAAGAGGAGGCCGCCACCATCcttacaaagacaaacatggtGGCGAAAAGAAAAGTGGTCAAAAGAACCGGGTGTTCATCAGCAACATCCCGTATGACATGAAATGGCAGGCAATTAAAGATCTCATGCGTGATCAAG TCGGGGAGGTTACATACGTGGAGCTCTTTAAGGATGCAGAAGGAAAGTCAAGG GGTTGTGG TGTTGTTGACTTCAAGGATGAAGAGTTTGTGAGCAAGGCAATAGAAACTATGAATAAATATGACCTGAATGGAAGACCTCTCAACATTAAGGAG GACCCTGATGGTGAACATGCCCGGCGTGTGCTGCAGCGCATGGGAGGCCACCAAGGAGCCCGGGGACCTGACGTGGGATCTGGTGGAATGGACGTCCCCCCCTCCATTGCCAACAACCCCAACATTCCACCTGAAATCAAGCACGCGTTGCAAACCGGTCGACTGGGCAGCACGGTGTTTGTGGCCAAT CTTGATTTCAAGGTAGGCTGGAAAAAGCTAAAGGAAGTGTTCAGCATGGCAGGTGCGGTAAAAAGAGCCGACGTGAAGGAGGACAAGGATGGCAAGAGCCGTGGAATGGGAACAGTGACTTTTGAGCAGCCCCTGGAGGCTCTGCAGGCTATTT CCATGTTCAATGGACAGATGCTCTTTGATAGACAAATGCATGTCAAAATG GATGATAGATCCCTTCCGTCTGATGAATATCGTCCAATGGAAAAAACACCTCAATTACCAC GAGGTCTTTCTGGTATCGGTATGGGACTAGGACCAGGAGGGCAGCCTCTCAATGCAAACCATTTGAACAGCGGAGGAGGCATGGGCTCCATTGGGCCAGGAG GGATGGATGCGGCAGGTTACGGTGGAATGAACAGACTTGGgg GAATGGGTGTTGGCGGTGGGTTTGGAGGCATGGACAACATGGCCAACCTGGTTAACTTTGGAGGAAGAGACATGATGGCGATGGGCAGGATGAACG ATATGTTTCGGTCAAGAATGGGCGGAATGGATCGGGATTTTGGCAACAGCGACATGCCAATGAATCGTGGATTTGGAGATTCCTTTGGAGGAATGG GTGGAAGTTTTGGCGGAGGCATGGGTGGTGGTGGCATGGGGAGCATGGGGACTGGATTAG GTGGTGGGATGGGCAGTATGGCGATAGATCGCATGGGCTCAGGCTTTGACCGCATGGGAATGTCAGGAATGGACATGAACCGCGGCTTTGGAGCTGGCAGCCCAAGTCACATGGGCATGTCTGACCGAGGCTTTGGGTCCAAAGCTGGCTGTCAGATATTTGTGCGAAAT CTCTCCTATGAACTTACATGGCAAAAACTTAAAGAGAAGTTCAGTCACTgcg GCCAGGTCATGTTTGCAGAGATCAAGATGGAGAACGGCAAGTCAAAGGGCTGCGGAACAGTGAGATTCGACTCTCCGGAGAGTGCAGAGAAAGCCTGCCGGATGATGAATGGAACAAAGATCAATGGCCGAGAGGTGGATGTCCGTATTGATCGTAATGCCTAG
- the myef2 gene encoding myelin expression factor 2 isoform X1 has product MLLLILVPPYLLPPAHYHSLSLSLPKATHTLLLLHGNHLLVSLSCPAASLIHNIPPSAAQGWPQRHINKRSSVSSLCIFADWVCLCFPPQSDYTKMREESHALVCRRNAASHCAWQVNTAKVNSRHGNKLKLWQFIYNSINIFIRTAWQLSERLGTSEVSRDESRLTWSHLKVRQGILCFASKSCTIMEDIIPCLDEEPKLEEPTASVKSENSDTGPETPNGIKTDAEDPKTPKEKHEGKEKSSGSRRGGRHHPYKDKHGGEKKSGQKNRVFISNIPYDMKWQAIKDLMRDQVGEVTYVELFKDAEGKSRGCGVVDFKDEEFVSKAIETMNKYDLNGRPLNIKEDPDGEHARRVLQRMGGHQGARGPDVGSGGMDVPPSIANNPNIPPEIKHALQTGRLGSTVFVANLDFKVGWKKLKEVFSMAGAVKRADVKEDKDGKSRGMGTVTFEQPLEALQAISMFNGQMLFDRQMHVKMDDRSLPSDEYRPMEKTPQLPRGLSGIGMGLGPGGQPLNANHLNSGGGMGSIGPGGMDAAGYGGMNRLGGMGVGGGFGGMDNMANLVNFGGRDMMAMGRMNDMFRSRMGGMDRDFGNSDMPMNRGFGDSFGGMGGSFGGGMGGGGMGSMGTGLGGGMGSMAIDRMGSGFDRMGMSGMDMNRGFGAGSPSHMGMSDRGFGSKAGCQIFVRNLSYELTWQKLKEKFSHCGQVMFAEIKMENGKSKGCGTVRFDSPESAEKACRMMNGTKINGREVDVRIDRNA; this is encoded by the exons ATGCTGCTGCTCATCCTCGTGCCGCCTTACTTGCTGCCTCCTGCTCATTATCATtctctatctctatctctcCCTAAAGCAACGCacacgctgctgctgctgcatggCAACCACTTGTTAGTCTCACTCAGCTGCCCTGCTGCCTCACTCATTCACAACATTCCTCCCTCAGCAGCGCAAGGATGGCCGCAGCGGCACATAAACAAGCGATCTTCCGTCTCCTCCCTTTGCATCTTTGCAGActgggtgtgtttgtgttttccacCTCAAAGTGACTACACCAAAATGAGAGAGGAAAGTCACGCTTTAGTCTGCAGGAGAAATGCTGCCTCTCACTGTGCCTGGCAAGTAAATACTGCAAAG GTCAACTCGAGACACGGCAATAAACTGAAGTTGTGGCAATTTATTTACA ATAGTATCAACATTTTCATCCGCACTGCTTGGCAACTATCCGAAAGACTCGGGACCTCGGAAGTCTCGCGAGACGAGAGCAGGTTAACCTGGTCTCATTTGAAAGTGCGTCAAGGCATCTTGTGTTTTGCAAGTAAAAGCTGCACGATCATGGAAGATATCATCCCTTGTCTCGACGAAGAGCCAAAGCTAGAGGAGCCCACTGCATCCGTCAAATCGGAAAACAGTGACACAGGTCCCGAGACACCCAATGGCATCAAGAC GGATGCCGAGGACCCCAAAACCCCTAAAGAGAAACATGAAGGCAAAGAGAAGTCCTCCGGAAGCCGAAGAGGAGGCCGCCACCATCcttacaaagacaaacatggtGGCGAAAAGAAAAGTGGTCAAAAGAACCGGGTGTTCATCAGCAACATCCCGTATGACATGAAATGGCAGGCAATTAAAGATCTCATGCGTGATCAAG TCGGGGAGGTTACATACGTGGAGCTCTTTAAGGATGCAGAAGGAAAGTCAAGG GGTTGTGG TGTTGTTGACTTCAAGGATGAAGAGTTTGTGAGCAAGGCAATAGAAACTATGAATAAATATGACCTGAATGGAAGACCTCTCAACATTAAGGAG GACCCTGATGGTGAACATGCCCGGCGTGTGCTGCAGCGCATGGGAGGCCACCAAGGAGCCCGGGGACCTGACGTGGGATCTGGTGGAATGGACGTCCCCCCCTCCATTGCCAACAACCCCAACATTCCACCTGAAATCAAGCACGCGTTGCAAACCGGTCGACTGGGCAGCACGGTGTTTGTGGCCAAT CTTGATTTCAAGGTAGGCTGGAAAAAGCTAAAGGAAGTGTTCAGCATGGCAGGTGCGGTAAAAAGAGCCGACGTGAAGGAGGACAAGGATGGCAAGAGCCGTGGAATGGGAACAGTGACTTTTGAGCAGCCCCTGGAGGCTCTGCAGGCTATTT CCATGTTCAATGGACAGATGCTCTTTGATAGACAAATGCATGTCAAAATG GATGATAGATCCCTTCCGTCTGATGAATATCGTCCAATGGAAAAAACACCTCAATTACCAC GAGGTCTTTCTGGTATCGGTATGGGACTAGGACCAGGAGGGCAGCCTCTCAATGCAAACCATTTGAACAGCGGAGGAGGCATGGGCTCCATTGGGCCAGGAG GGATGGATGCGGCAGGTTACGGTGGAATGAACAGACTTGGgg GAATGGGTGTTGGCGGTGGGTTTGGAGGCATGGACAACATGGCCAACCTGGTTAACTTTGGAGGAAGAGACATGATGGCGATGGGCAGGATGAACG ATATGTTTCGGTCAAGAATGGGCGGAATGGATCGGGATTTTGGCAACAGCGACATGCCAATGAATCGTGGATTTGGAGATTCCTTTGGAGGAATGG GTGGAAGTTTTGGCGGAGGCATGGGTGGTGGTGGCATGGGGAGCATGGGGACTGGATTAG GTGGTGGGATGGGCAGTATGGCGATAGATCGCATGGGCTCAGGCTTTGACCGCATGGGAATGTCAGGAATGGACATGAACCGCGGCTTTGGAGCTGGCAGCCCAAGTCACATGGGCATGTCTGACCGAGGCTTTGGGTCCAAAGCTGGCTGTCAGATATTTGTGCGAAAT CTCTCCTATGAACTTACATGGCAAAAACTTAAAGAGAAGTTCAGTCACTgcg GCCAGGTCATGTTTGCAGAGATCAAGATGGAGAACGGCAAGTCAAAGGGCTGCGGAACAGTGAGATTCGACTCTCCGGAGAGTGCAGAGAAAGCCTGCCGGATGATGAATGGAACAAAGATCAATGGCCGAGAGGTGGATGTCCGTATTGATCGTAATGCCTAG
- the myef2 gene encoding myelin expression factor 2 isoform X2: MLLLILVPPYLLPPAHYHSLSLSLPKATHTLLLLHGNHLLVSLSCPAASLIHNIPPSAAQGWPQRHINKRSSVSSLCIFADWVCLCFPPQSDYTKMREESHALVCRRNAASHCAWQVNTAKVNSRHGNKLKLWQFIYNSINIFIRTAWQLSERLGTSEVSRDESRLTWSHLKVRQGILCFASKSCTIMEDIIPCLDEEPKLEEPTASVKSENSDTGPETPNGIKTDAEDPKTPKEKHEGKEKSSGSRRGGRHHPYKDKHGGEKKSGQKNRVFISNIPYDMKWQAIKDLMRDQVGEVTYVELFKDAEGKSRGCGVVDFKDEEFVSKAIETMNKYDLNGRPLNIKEDPDGEHARRVLQRMGGHQGARGPDVGSGGMDVPPSIANNPNIPPEIKHALQTGRLGSTVFVANLDFKVGWKKLKEVFSMAGAVKRADVKEDKDGKSRGMGTVTFEQPLEALQAISMFNGQMLFDRQMHVKMDDRSLPSDEYRPMEKTPQLPRGLSGIGMGLGPGGQPLNANHLNSGGGMGSIGPGGMDAAGYGGMNRLGGMGVGGGFGGMDNMANLVNFGGRDMMAMGRMNDMFRSRMGGMDRDFGNSDMPMNRGFGDSFGGMGGGMGSMAIDRMGSGFDRMGMSGMDMNRGFGAGSPSHMGMSDRGFGSKAGCQIFVRNLSYELTWQKLKEKFSHCGQVMFAEIKMENGKSKGCGTVRFDSPESAEKACRMMNGTKINGREVDVRIDRNA; this comes from the exons ATGCTGCTGCTCATCCTCGTGCCGCCTTACTTGCTGCCTCCTGCTCATTATCATtctctatctctatctctcCCTAAAGCAACGCacacgctgctgctgctgcatggCAACCACTTGTTAGTCTCACTCAGCTGCCCTGCTGCCTCACTCATTCACAACATTCCTCCCTCAGCAGCGCAAGGATGGCCGCAGCGGCACATAAACAAGCGATCTTCCGTCTCCTCCCTTTGCATCTTTGCAGActgggtgtgtttgtgttttccacCTCAAAGTGACTACACCAAAATGAGAGAGGAAAGTCACGCTTTAGTCTGCAGGAGAAATGCTGCCTCTCACTGTGCCTGGCAAGTAAATACTGCAAAG GTCAACTCGAGACACGGCAATAAACTGAAGTTGTGGCAATTTATTTACA ATAGTATCAACATTTTCATCCGCACTGCTTGGCAACTATCCGAAAGACTCGGGACCTCGGAAGTCTCGCGAGACGAGAGCAGGTTAACCTGGTCTCATTTGAAAGTGCGTCAAGGCATCTTGTGTTTTGCAAGTAAAAGCTGCACGATCATGGAAGATATCATCCCTTGTCTCGACGAAGAGCCAAAGCTAGAGGAGCCCACTGCATCCGTCAAATCGGAAAACAGTGACACAGGTCCCGAGACACCCAATGGCATCAAGAC GGATGCCGAGGACCCCAAAACCCCTAAAGAGAAACATGAAGGCAAAGAGAAGTCCTCCGGAAGCCGAAGAGGAGGCCGCCACCATCcttacaaagacaaacatggtGGCGAAAAGAAAAGTGGTCAAAAGAACCGGGTGTTCATCAGCAACATCCCGTATGACATGAAATGGCAGGCAATTAAAGATCTCATGCGTGATCAAG TCGGGGAGGTTACATACGTGGAGCTCTTTAAGGATGCAGAAGGAAAGTCAAGG GGTTGTGG TGTTGTTGACTTCAAGGATGAAGAGTTTGTGAGCAAGGCAATAGAAACTATGAATAAATATGACCTGAATGGAAGACCTCTCAACATTAAGGAG GACCCTGATGGTGAACATGCCCGGCGTGTGCTGCAGCGCATGGGAGGCCACCAAGGAGCCCGGGGACCTGACGTGGGATCTGGTGGAATGGACGTCCCCCCCTCCATTGCCAACAACCCCAACATTCCACCTGAAATCAAGCACGCGTTGCAAACCGGTCGACTGGGCAGCACGGTGTTTGTGGCCAAT CTTGATTTCAAGGTAGGCTGGAAAAAGCTAAAGGAAGTGTTCAGCATGGCAGGTGCGGTAAAAAGAGCCGACGTGAAGGAGGACAAGGATGGCAAGAGCCGTGGAATGGGAACAGTGACTTTTGAGCAGCCCCTGGAGGCTCTGCAGGCTATTT CCATGTTCAATGGACAGATGCTCTTTGATAGACAAATGCATGTCAAAATG GATGATAGATCCCTTCCGTCTGATGAATATCGTCCAATGGAAAAAACACCTCAATTACCAC GAGGTCTTTCTGGTATCGGTATGGGACTAGGACCAGGAGGGCAGCCTCTCAATGCAAACCATTTGAACAGCGGAGGAGGCATGGGCTCCATTGGGCCAGGAG GGATGGATGCGGCAGGTTACGGTGGAATGAACAGACTTGGgg GAATGGGTGTTGGCGGTGGGTTTGGAGGCATGGACAACATGGCCAACCTGGTTAACTTTGGAGGAAGAGACATGATGGCGATGGGCAGGATGAACG ATATGTTTCGGTCAAGAATGGGCGGAATGGATCGGGATTTTGGCAACAGCGACATGCCAATGAATCGTGGATTTGGAGATTCCTTTGGAGGAATGG GTGGTGGGATGGGCAGTATGGCGATAGATCGCATGGGCTCAGGCTTTGACCGCATGGGAATGTCAGGAATGGACATGAACCGCGGCTTTGGAGCTGGCAGCCCAAGTCACATGGGCATGTCTGACCGAGGCTTTGGGTCCAAAGCTGGCTGTCAGATATTTGTGCGAAAT CTCTCCTATGAACTTACATGGCAAAAACTTAAAGAGAAGTTCAGTCACTgcg GCCAGGTCATGTTTGCAGAGATCAAGATGGAGAACGGCAAGTCAAAGGGCTGCGGAACAGTGAGATTCGACTCTCCGGAGAGTGCAGAGAAAGCCTGCCGGATGATGAATGGAACAAAGATCAATGGCCGAGAGGTGGATGTCCGTATTGATCGTAATGCCTAG